One window of Nocardia nova SH22a genomic DNA carries:
- a CDS encoding MFS transporter, whose protein sequence is MTTSTTREPAAQPGPGAAPGTALSHRQILTILSGLLLGMFLAALDQNIVSVAIVRIANDLHGFDQQAWATTAYLITATISTPLYGKLADIYGRKPFYLLAIGIFVVGSAACTFATSMYELAGFRAFQGLGAGGLMSLAFTIIGDIVPARERVRYQGYFMMVFGTATVAGPVLGGFFSDYDVLWGISGWRWVFLVNVPIGVLALAVVAKVLNVPHERQRQRVDWFGAIMLAICVVPLLIVAEQGRSWGWDSPRALLCYGIGAAGLVLFIGVELLMKDAALIPLRLFRSSTFSVTILGGFIVGIAMFGAISMVPLYLQVVRGYSPTKAGLLMLPLVLGIMIGSLIAGQITKLTGRYKILPVAGTFIIAIGAALYAQVHYDSPLWQPLVYSAVIGFGLGGCMQTLIIAAQNAGPRSDMGVSTASATFFRQMGGTLGVALFLTILFNLLPNKIIDAFGGVLPPGFDAGQLDRLQANTSGIAALPSQIKDPILIGFTDSLHGVFYAAAGVALLSCLVLLFMKEIPLQDSPVPPPEPQAPAEPLPVAQASAAPLPEVEAEPERAESEDAEPSPAEYITEPLPVQTAASGSHRTPMDFATAVTASADGWSGLRGEKLSGRVRREDGHPVADAVLTLIDQRGHQVSRARTDEDGSFAIGAPGAGNYVLIASAGAHRPAAVNVSVGDRDRPLELILLGSGEVSGAVTAGRGEPLAGVTITLTDPHGEVVGATVSGPDGSYSCHGVVAGTYTLVAVAGNRRPSATSLTVPDTGALRHDIELAASTTLSGRVRSEGGPVANAYVAVLNSGGAVVASAVTEPDGHYRITDLPEGDYTLVARGYPPVSDRVLVSGGGADHDVRLSYRRADRYDYSGVPDRS, encoded by the coding sequence ATGACTACATCGACCACCCGGGAACCGGCAGCGCAGCCGGGCCCGGGCGCAGCCCCCGGCACCGCACTGTCGCATCGGCAGATTTTGACTATTTTGTCCGGTTTGTTGCTGGGGATGTTCTTGGCGGCGCTGGATCAGAATATTGTGAGTGTGGCGATTGTTCGGATCGCGAATGATTTGCATGGTTTCGATCAGCAGGCGTGGGCGACGACGGCGTATTTGATCACGGCGACGATTTCGACGCCGTTGTATGGCAAGTTGGCCGATATTTATGGTCGTAAGCCGTTTTATCTGTTGGCGATCGGTATTTTCGTGGTGGGTTCGGCGGCGTGTACGTTCGCGACGTCGATGTACGAGCTGGCCGGGTTCCGTGCCTTCCAGGGTCTGGGCGCCGGTGGCCTGATGTCGTTGGCGTTCACCATCATCGGCGATATCGTGCCCGCCCGGGAGCGGGTGCGCTACCAGGGCTATTTCATGATGGTGTTCGGTACCGCGACGGTGGCCGGTCCGGTCCTGGGCGGTTTCTTCTCCGATTACGACGTCCTGTGGGGCATCAGCGGCTGGCGCTGGGTGTTCCTGGTGAACGTGCCGATCGGCGTGCTCGCGCTGGCGGTGGTGGCCAAGGTGCTGAACGTGCCGCACGAGCGCCAGCGCCAGCGGGTGGACTGGTTCGGCGCGATCATGCTGGCGATCTGTGTGGTGCCGCTGCTGATCGTGGCCGAACAAGGACGTTCGTGGGGCTGGGATTCGCCACGCGCCCTGCTCTGTTACGGCATCGGCGCGGCCGGGTTGGTGCTGTTCATCGGGGTCGAATTGCTGATGAAGGACGCGGCGCTGATCCCGTTGCGGTTGTTCCGCAGTTCCACCTTCTCGGTCACGATCCTCGGTGGCTTCATCGTCGGTATCGCGATGTTCGGCGCGATCAGTATGGTGCCGCTGTATCTGCAGGTGGTGCGCGGCTATTCGCCCACGAAGGCCGGACTGCTGATGCTGCCGCTGGTGCTGGGCATCATGATCGGTTCGCTGATCGCCGGGCAGATCACCAAACTCACCGGGCGCTACAAGATCCTGCCCGTGGCGGGGACCTTCATCATCGCCATCGGTGCGGCGCTGTACGCCCAGGTGCACTACGACAGCCCGCTGTGGCAGCCCCTGGTGTACAGCGCGGTGATCGGATTCGGGCTCGGCGGCTGTATGCAGACGCTGATCATCGCGGCCCAGAATGCCGGTCCCCGTTCGGATATGGGTGTGTCGACCGCCTCGGCGACCTTCTTCCGCCAGATGGGCGGCACGCTGGGCGTGGCGCTGTTCCTGACGATTCTGTTCAACCTGCTGCCGAACAAGATCATCGACGCGTTCGGCGGGGTGCTGCCGCCGGGATTCGATGCGGGACAGCTGGATCGGTTGCAGGCCAACACCTCCGGGATCGCCGCACTGCCATCACAGATCAAGGATCCGATCCTGATCGGCTTCACCGACTCCCTGCACGGCGTGTTCTATGCCGCGGCGGGAGTGGCCCTGCTGTCGTGCCTGGTGCTGTTGTTCATGAAGGAGATTCCGCTGCAGGACTCCCCGGTCCCGCCGCCCGAGCCACAGGCGCCGGCGGAACCGCTGCCGGTGGCGCAGGCATCGGCGGCGCCGCTGCCGGAGGTGGAGGCCGAGCCGGAGCGTGCCGAGTCCGAGGACGCGGAGCCTTCCCCCGCGGAATACATCACCGAGCCGCTGCCGGTGCAGACCGCCGCGTCGGGCTCGCACCGCACCCCCATGGATTTCGCCACGGCCGTCACCGCCTCGGCGGACGGCTGGTCCGGCCTACGCGGCGAGAAGTTGTCCGGCCGGGTCCGCCGGGAGGACGGCCATCCGGTGGCGGATGCCGTGCTGACGCTGATCGATCAACGCGGGCACCAGGTTTCGCGCGCGCGGACGGACGAGGACGGAAGCTTCGCCATCGGTGCGCCGGGGGCCGGGAACTATGTGCTGATCGCGTCGGCGGGGGCGCACCGGCCCGCGGCGGTCAACGTCTCCGTGGGTGATCGGGACCGGCCGCTCGAACTGATCCTGCTCGGATCAGGGGAGGTGTCCGGTGCGGTCACCGCCGGAAGGGGTGAACCGCTGGCGGGGGTGACGATCACCCTCACCGATCCGCACGGTGAGGTCGTCGGCGCGACGGTGTCCGGACCGGACGGTTCCTACAGCTGCCACGGTGTGGTCGCCGGGACCTACACGCTGGTCGCGGTGGCCGGGAACCGCAGGCCGAGCGCCACCTCACTGACCGTGCCCGACACCGGAGCCCTGCGTCACGACATCGAACTGGCGGCCTCGACGACACTGTCCGGCCGGGTCCGATCCGAGGGCGGTCCGGTGGCGAACGCCTATGTGGCCGTGCTGAATTCGGGCGGTGCGGTGGTGGCGTCCGCGGTGACCGAACCGGACGGTCACTACCGCATCACCGATCTGCCGGAGGGGGACTACACCCTCGTCGCCCGCGGCTACCCGCCGGTCAGCGACCGGGTCCTGGTCTCCGGTGGCGGCGCCGATCACGATGTGCGCCTGAGCTACCGCCGGGCGGACCGGTACGACTACAGCGGGGTCCCCGACAGGTCGTGA